A genomic window from Paucibacter sp. KCTC 42545 includes:
- a CDS encoding YfiR family protein → MRAALVCLLSLAALAGLAMPSDVAAANPAPGPAQEDAQLRAAFVYRFAQFTQWPPPPVSEFTYCVAGNLAMQEAMQALTLRAHGVANVRMRYLTEPQQLGGCQLLLLGFSERADLQRWQAALVNEPVLVVGESAEAFRSGAVIALVAEPNGLAFRINHTEAKRRGLVLSSQMLKLAREVK, encoded by the coding sequence ATGAGGGCGGCCTTGGTGTGCTTGCTGTCGCTGGCCGCTTTGGCGGGTCTGGCCATGCCGAGCGATGTTGCCGCCGCGAACCCGGCGCCCGGCCCCGCGCAAGAAGATGCGCAGTTGCGGGCCGCGTTTGTTTATCGCTTTGCCCAGTTCACCCAATGGCCGCCACCGCCGGTGAGTGAGTTCACTTACTGCGTGGCCGGCAATTTGGCCATGCAAGAGGCCATGCAAGCCCTGACCCTGAGGGCGCATGGCGTCGCGAACGTGCGCATGCGCTATTTGACCGAACCGCAGCAGCTGGGGGGCTGCCAGCTCTTGCTCTTGGGTTTCAGCGAGCGGGCCGACTTGCAGCGTTGGCAGGCAGCCTTGGTGAATGAGCCGGTTTTGGTGGTGGGGGAGAGCGCCGAGGCTTTTCGCAGTGGCGCTGTGATCGCCTTGGTGGCCGAACCCAATGGCCTGGCTTTTCGCATCAACCACACCGAGGCCAAGCGGCGCGGCTTGGTGCTGAGTTCACAAATGCTCAAGCTGGCCCGCGAGGTGAAGTAG
- a CDS encoding response regulator — MHSILAVDDSASMRQMVSFTLKNAGFNVVEAVDGQDALEKSSSRDFDLVLTDQNMPRMDGISLTKKLRDNPKFKTTPILILTTESSDQMKQAGRAAGATGWLVKPFDPAKLIEVIGKVIR; from the coding sequence ATGCATTCAATTCTTGCTGTGGACGATTCGGCCTCCATGCGCCAAATGGTCTCTTTCACGCTCAAAAACGCTGGGTTCAACGTCGTTGAAGCGGTGGATGGGCAAGATGCCCTGGAAAAGTCGAGTTCACGCGACTTCGATCTGGTGCTGACCGACCAAAATATGCCGCGCATGGATGGCATTAGCCTGACAAAGAAGTTGCGCGACAACCCCAAGTTCAAAACCACGCCCATCCTGATCCTGACCACCGAGTCCAGCGACCAGATGAAGCAGGCCGGCCGCGCGGCCGGCGCTACCGGCTGGTTGGTCAAGCCATTTGACCCGGCAAAACTGATTGAAGTCATTGGCAAAGTCATTCGCTGA
- the murI gene encoding glutamate racemase, translated as MNSLAPLPTPSGSASANPCIGVFDSGVGGLTVLRELHRVLPGVPLHYVADSANAPYGQRTPEFIIQRCLVLTEHLRQAGAQVLVLACNTATAHAIGALRQRWPDLPIVGTEPGIKPAVAASSNGRIGVMATTSTIGSARYRGLIERHAGTAQVHSQACPGLVDLIETGELDSPALNQLLRELCRPLQNAGVDTVLMGCTHYPLIQAQIQAVLGPQVQLLNIETAVAQQAARLWGELKLPATAAEMVLETTGDAAALSSFVQRALGWQLKAKPLAI; from the coding sequence ATGAATTCACTCGCCCCCCTGCCCACCCCTTCTGGCAGCGCTTCTGCCAACCCCTGCATCGGCGTGTTCGACTCCGGCGTGGGCGGCCTGACCGTCTTGCGCGAGTTGCACCGCGTGCTGCCGGGCGTGCCCCTGCACTATGTGGCGGACAGCGCCAACGCGCCCTACGGCCAGCGCACGCCCGAATTCATCATCCAGCGCTGCCTGGTGCTGACCGAGCATTTGCGCCAGGCCGGCGCCCAAGTGCTGGTGCTGGCCTGCAATACGGCAACCGCACACGCGATCGGCGCGCTGCGCCAGCGCTGGCCTGATTTGCCCATCGTGGGCACCGAACCCGGCATCAAACCGGCCGTGGCCGCCAGCAGCAATGGCCGCATCGGCGTGATGGCCACCACCAGCACCATCGGCAGCGCACGCTATCGCGGCTTGATCGAGCGCCACGCCGGCACGGCACAGGTGCACAGCCAAGCCTGCCCGGGCCTGGTCGATTTGATTGAAACGGGCGAGTTGGACTCGCCCGCACTCAACCAGCTTTTGCGCGAACTCTGCCGCCCACTTCAAAATGCCGGCGTGGACACCGTCTTGATGGGCTGCACCCACTACCCCTTGATTCAGGCGCAGATTCAAGCCGTCCTTGGCCCCCAGGTGCAATTGCTCAATATCGAAACTGCCGTGGCCCAGCAGGCCGCACGCCTGTGGGGCGAGTTGAAGCTGCCCGCAACAGCGGCCGAGATGGTGCTGGAAACCACCGGCGACGCCGCCGCGCTGAGCAGCTTTGTGCAGCGCGCCTTGGGCTGGCAGCTCAAAGCAAAGCCCCTGGCGATCTAA
- a CDS encoding chemotaxis protein CheA yields the protein MGEMTSEGASLSAGIDLSQFYQVFFEEASENLDNMEQLLLNLNVDTADDEELNAIFRCAHSIKGGAATFGFSDVAELTHQMETLLDKLRRHELAPNSQMVDVLLQSGDALRAQLGRHQGSGADPVDTTDLLTAIRGFVEGESAPAPAPAPTAAAAPAPAPAPAASAKAAKPAARELELQVGPLTDMSLADNLVDLFKEITDLGTIEPLDGGISADGVRRFKVLTSSSDSDLLDLFTFHVAREQVQLLPFGPGFGFHDGAPGAPAVSTAPVDPGYGFFDNAPGVPEGSAAAGSDLKVQANEAKPVAAIAKPAAKVEAKPAAAGMDQSTLRVSIEKVDQLINLVGELVITQAMLAQNSRDLAPGLYQQLASGLADLERNTRDLQESVMSIRMIPMSVVFNRFPRMLRDLAAKLGKKVELVTQGEATELDKSLVEKITDPLTHLVRNSCDHGIELPAERLAKGKPEHGTITLVASHQGGSIVIEVRDDGKGLNRNKLIQKAREKGIDAPDSMTDAEVWGLIFAPGFSTADVVTDVSGRGVGMDVVKRNITSLGGTVEIDSAEGYGMKVSVRLPLTLAIMDGMSVGVGEEVYILPLSSVVESFQVQSTTIKTVAGSGRVVEVRDEYMPVIGLEDIFNVPRFDFEHVSTIMVVVEAEGGRVALLVDELLGQQQVVVKNLEANYRKVTDVSGATIMGDGRVALILDVGSLVRRSRH from the coding sequence ATGGGAGAAATGACTTCCGAAGGCGCCAGCCTGAGTGCAGGTATCGACCTGAGCCAGTTTTACCAAGTCTTCTTTGAGGAAGCGAGCGAGAACCTCGACAACATGGAACAGCTCTTGCTGAACCTGAATGTCGACACCGCCGACGACGAAGAACTCAACGCCATTTTCCGCTGCGCCCACTCCATCAAGGGGGGCGCTGCGACCTTTGGTTTCAGCGATGTGGCCGAGTTGACCCATCAGATGGAAACGCTGCTGGACAAGCTGCGCCGCCACGAGTTGGCCCCCAACTCGCAAATGGTGGACGTGTTGCTGCAGTCCGGCGACGCGCTGCGCGCGCAACTCGGCCGCCATCAAGGCTCCGGCGCTGACCCAGTTGACACCACCGATTTGCTGACCGCCATCCGCGGCTTTGTGGAAGGCGAATCTGCGCCTGCCCCGGCGCCAGCGCCCACTGCAGCTGCCGCACCTGCGCCCGCCCCAGCGCCGGCTGCATCAGCGAAAGCCGCCAAACCGGCGGCGCGCGAGCTGGAGTTGCAGGTCGGCCCACTGACCGATATGAGCTTGGCCGACAACTTGGTCGACCTGTTCAAAGAGATCACCGATCTGGGCACCATCGAACCGCTGGACGGCGGCATCTCGGCCGATGGCGTGCGTCGTTTCAAGGTGCTGACCAGCAGCAGTGACAGCGATTTGCTGGACCTATTCACCTTCCACGTCGCTCGTGAGCAAGTGCAGCTGCTGCCCTTCGGGCCCGGCTTTGGCTTCCACGACGGCGCTCCGGGCGCACCAGCCGTCTCGACGGCGCCGGTCGACCCCGGCTACGGCTTCTTCGACAACGCCCCCGGCGTGCCCGAGGGCAGTGCCGCTGCCGGCAGCGACCTCAAAGTTCAAGCCAACGAAGCCAAGCCCGTGGCAGCGATCGCCAAGCCCGCCGCCAAAGTCGAGGCCAAGCCGGCCGCCGCAGGCATGGATCAATCCACCCTGCGTGTGTCGATTGAAAAGGTGGATCAGCTGATCAATCTGGTCGGCGAGCTGGTCATCACGCAGGCTATGCTGGCGCAAAACAGCCGCGATCTGGCCCCGGGCCTATATCAGCAACTAGCCTCGGGCCTGGCTGATCTGGAACGCAACACCCGCGACCTGCAAGAGTCGGTCATGTCGATCCGCATGATTCCGATGTCGGTCGTGTTCAACCGCTTCCCGCGCATGTTGCGCGACCTGGCGGCCAAGCTGGGCAAGAAGGTCGAGCTGGTTACGCAAGGTGAAGCCACCGAGTTGGACAAGAGCCTGGTCGAAAAGATCACCGACCCATTGACCCACCTCGTGCGCAATAGCTGCGACCACGGCATTGAACTGCCCGCCGAGCGCCTTGCCAAAGGCAAGCCGGAGCACGGCACCATCACCCTGGTGGCTTCCCACCAAGGTGGCTCCATCGTGATTGAAGTGCGCGATGACGGCAAAGGTTTGAATCGCAACAAGCTGATTCAAAAGGCGCGCGAGAAAGGCATCGACGCCCCTGACTCCATGACCGATGCCGAGGTCTGGGGGCTGATCTTCGCGCCGGGCTTCTCCACCGCCGATGTGGTGACTGATGTGTCCGGCCGCGGTGTTGGCATGGACGTGGTAAAGCGAAACATCACCTCGCTGGGCGGCACGGTCGAAATCGACTCGGCCGAAGGCTACGGCATGAAGGTCTCGGTGCGCCTGCCCCTGACCTTGGCCATCATGGACGGCATGAGCGTGGGTGTCGGCGAAGAGGTCTACATCTTGCCGCTGTCTTCGGTGGTCGAGTCCTTCCAGGTGCAGTCCACCACCATCAAGACCGTCGCCGGCTCCGGCCGCGTAGTCGAGGTACGCGATGAGTACATGCCTGTGATTGGGCTGGAAGACATCTTCAACGTGCCGCGCTTCGACTTCGAGCATGTCTCCACCATCATGGTTGTCGTGGAGGCCGAAGGTGGCCGCGTCGCCTTGCTGGTCGATGAACTGCTGGGCCAGCAACAAGTCGTGGTGAAGAACCTGGAAGCCAACTATCGCAAAGTCACTGACGTCTCTGGCGCCACCATCATGGGTGACGGCCGAGTGGCATTGATTTTGGACGTTGGCAGCTTGGTTCGCCGTTCACGCCACTGA
- a CDS encoding TonB-dependent receptor plug domain-containing protein: MLALFWACASSAQVQSQESAGSAKPLDADPGLEELLRQPLKQVPRDVEVSTAARFTQSAAQAPTTTYVVTAGDIARFGYRNMSDILRAMPGLYVTKDNGFSYVGARGLGRPGDLNTRLLFLIDGMRINENVYDAALISDEFFVDADLIERVEFAPGPGSALYGNNAFLGVVNVITKRADKMAGVETRASIDSLGVQHLRASWGHRSEAGWEGWLALSGTKQDRRPYPFEALETPDPLEGELRDHLWNRAKRLLVSFNAGGWAMRGGATSLTQGVPVQVSVQNPDLLDQGYLLSDNNFVSLSHERSLSPDWDLFASVSLKNSKYQERYPLIFPQTQQRAYYGTTARGRWSNWDLRLSTRRWTDHTVMAGLELQDDALMRISQGLEGEPPFQEFYGINRRVGVFIQDEWQLSVSQRLILGLRRDTSHVAEPKLNPRLAWVWNGVPDATLRLMYGGAFRAANLNEFSLNSALGVPTPNPEQIKTYEASWEQALTPQLQYRASLYASRLSNLMELNQVDLPVYENRGRLRNIGSELDLERRWDQGANLRLGLSLQRTRDQNGAGLSNSPSALFKLFYSQPLAGDALQLSWQAYAMSRRSTALQELPGYLLNNLNLLWRPRLDVDVSLGVYNLGATRYLDRPASAAPAIKQEGRTVQLSVSWRLGS, translated from the coding sequence GTGCTTGCGCTGTTCTGGGCCTGCGCATCCAGCGCTCAGGTCCAGTCCCAGGAGAGTGCCGGCTCCGCCAAGCCGCTTGACGCCGACCCGGGCCTGGAAGAGCTGCTGCGGCAGCCGCTCAAGCAGGTGCCGCGTGACGTCGAAGTCAGCACCGCAGCGCGCTTCACGCAAAGCGCCGCACAAGCGCCGACCACGACCTATGTGGTCACGGCGGGTGATATCGCGCGCTTTGGCTATCGCAATATGTCCGACATCTTGCGTGCCATGCCGGGCCTGTACGTCACCAAGGACAATGGCTTTAGCTATGTGGGCGCGCGCGGCTTGGGGCGGCCGGGCGATCTGAATACGCGCTTGTTGTTCCTGATCGACGGCATGCGCATCAATGAAAACGTCTACGACGCCGCGCTCATCAGCGACGAGTTTTTTGTCGACGCTGACTTGATTGAGCGGGTGGAGTTTGCACCCGGCCCCGGCTCGGCCCTGTATGGCAACAACGCCTTCTTGGGTGTGGTCAACGTCATCACCAAACGCGCCGACAAAATGGCGGGCGTGGAGACTCGCGCCAGCATTGATTCGCTTGGCGTGCAGCATCTGCGCGCGAGCTGGGGGCATCGCTCAGAGGCCGGCTGGGAAGGTTGGCTGGCGCTGAGCGGCACCAAGCAGGATCGACGGCCCTATCCCTTCGAAGCGCTTGAGACGCCCGACCCCTTGGAGGGCGAGCTGCGTGATCACCTCTGGAATCGGGCCAAACGGCTGTTGGTGAGTTTCAATGCCGGCGGCTGGGCCATGCGAGGTGGCGCGACCAGCTTGACCCAAGGCGTGCCTGTTCAGGTATCCGTGCAGAACCCCGACTTGCTTGATCAGGGCTATCTGCTCAGTGACAACAACTTTGTCTCCCTCAGCCATGAGCGTAGCCTGAGCCCGGACTGGGATCTGTTTGCCAGCGTTTCGCTCAAGAACAGCAAGTATCAAGAGCGCTACCCCTTGATATTCCCGCAGACGCAGCAACGGGCTTATTACGGGACGACGGCGCGAGGTCGCTGGTCCAACTGGGATCTGCGCCTCAGCACGCGGCGCTGGACTGATCACACAGTGATGGCTGGCTTGGAGTTACAAGACGATGCCTTGATGCGCATCTCACAGGGCCTAGAGGGTGAGCCGCCCTTTCAAGAGTTCTATGGAATCAACCGGCGCGTCGGGGTGTTCATCCAGGATGAGTGGCAGCTGAGCGTCTCGCAGCGCTTGATCTTGGGCTTGCGGCGCGACACCTCGCATGTGGCCGAGCCCAAGCTCAACCCCAGGCTGGCCTGGGTCTGGAATGGCGTGCCGGATGCCACCTTGCGTCTGATGTACGGCGGCGCCTTCAGAGCCGCGAATCTGAACGAGTTTTCCTTGAATAGTGCATTGGGTGTGCCCACGCCGAACCCTGAGCAGATCAAGACCTACGAGGCCTCCTGGGAGCAGGCGCTGACGCCGCAGCTGCAGTACCGGGCTTCGCTTTACGCTTCGCGCTTGTCGAACCTGATGGAGCTCAATCAGGTGGACTTGCCGGTCTACGAGAACCGCGGTCGGCTGCGCAATATCGGTAGCGAGTTGGATCTGGAGCGGCGCTGGGATCAAGGGGCCAATTTGCGGCTTGGCCTGTCTTTGCAGCGCACACGGGATCAGAACGGTGCGGGCTTGAGCAATTCGCCCAGCGCCTTGTTCAAGCTGTTCTATAGCCAGCCTTTGGCGGGTGATGCGCTGCAACTGTCTTGGCAGGCCTATGCCATGAGTCGCCGCAGCACTGCCCTCCAGGAGCTGCCGGGCTATTTGCTGAACAACCTCAATCTGCTGTGGCGGCCGCGCCTGGATGTGGATGTCAGCCTGGGCGTTTACAACTTGGGCGCCACACGCTATCTGGATCGCCCTGCGTCGGCTGCCCCGGCGATCAAGCAAGAAGGGCGTACCGTTCAACTCAGTGTAAGTTGGAGGCTAGGTTCATGA
- a CDS encoding sensor domain-containing diguanylate cyclase, giving the protein MKPDPIGLLVTEGQMSAGTPEADSLVLRLTRLNLQVLSITMLLTFALIAGASLLAARELQAQAAERSAQLLANSLAPMLVFEDQVAAAAELQAFSKRSEWRMAQVATAGREVFAQWPADSGKSPPAIQAQPPSLAQAGVARQMHLEFVDVWVAIKLKGELIGWLHLQEGLEQVQLAVMRMAGLGAVLIGLAIFIAAWLLRWVQRKALAPIVELSDLAERVSISQDYSQRAKVHRFDEVGRLSERFNQMLKRVEIGQAELNQQLRQEQKVGQEFEQLAHRDSLTQLPNRLYFQSALQRHVATSCQEVLLMALMFIDLDNFKTVNDKHGHDAGDEVLREVAARMSKVLRAGDVLCRLGGDEFALILPSLPDEAAAEQLALRLIAAIREPMIIDGHLMPIGATVGLAFCPVDEVDAPNLLSAADVAMYAAKRAGKNTYRRASHASRQ; this is encoded by the coding sequence TTGAAACCCGACCCCATCGGCTTGCTTGTCACTGAAGGCCAGATGAGCGCGGGCACGCCTGAGGCCGACTCGCTGGTCCTGCGTCTGACGCGCTTGAACCTGCAGGTCTTGAGCATCACTATGCTCCTGACCTTTGCCTTGATCGCCGGTGCTTCATTGCTGGCTGCTCGGGAGTTACAGGCGCAAGCCGCCGAGCGCAGTGCCCAACTGCTGGCCAATAGCTTGGCGCCCATGCTGGTTTTTGAAGACCAAGTGGCCGCCGCCGCCGAGTTGCAGGCTTTTTCCAAGCGCAGTGAATGGCGCATGGCCCAAGTGGCCACGGCGGGCCGCGAGGTCTTCGCCCAATGGCCCGCAGATTCTGGCAAGTCGCCGCCAGCAATTCAGGCCCAGCCACCATCATTGGCTCAGGCGGGCGTGGCTCGCCAGATGCATCTGGAGTTTGTGGATGTCTGGGTCGCCATCAAGCTCAAGGGCGAATTGATTGGCTGGCTCCATTTGCAAGAGGGGCTGGAGCAAGTGCAGCTGGCCGTCATGCGCATGGCGGGGCTGGGGGCGGTGCTGATTGGCCTGGCGATCTTCATTGCCGCATGGCTGTTGCGATGGGTGCAGCGCAAAGCGCTGGCGCCCATCGTCGAGCTGTCTGATTTGGCCGAGCGGGTGTCGATCAGCCAAGACTACAGCCAGCGCGCCAAAGTGCATCGCTTCGACGAAGTGGGGCGCTTGAGTGAGCGATTCAATCAGATGCTCAAGCGGGTGGAGATTGGCCAGGCGGAGCTGAATCAACAGCTGCGCCAGGAGCAAAAAGTAGGTCAGGAATTTGAGCAGCTGGCCCACCGGGACAGCCTGACCCAGCTGCCGAATCGTTTGTACTTCCAGTCGGCCTTACAGCGCCATGTGGCCACCAGCTGTCAGGAGGTCTTGTTGATGGCGCTGATGTTCATCGACCTGGATAACTTCAAGACCGTCAACGACAAACATGGGCACGATGCCGGCGACGAAGTGCTGCGCGAAGTCGCGGCCCGTATGAGCAAGGTCTTGCGCGCTGGCGATGTGTTGTGCCGCTTGGGGGGTGATGAATTTGCCTTGATTCTGCCCAGCCTGCCGGACGAAGCCGCCGCCGAGCAACTGGCCTTGCGCCTGATTGCCGCGATTCGCGAGCCCATGATCATTGATGGGCACTTGATGCCCATCGGCGCCACGGTGGGGCTGGCTTTTTGTCCGGTCGATGAAGTTGATGCGCCCAATTTGTTGAGTGCGGCGGACGTGGCCATGTACGCGGCAAAACGCGCGGGCAAGAACACTTACCGCAGGGCTTCTCATGCGTCGCGGCAGTAG
- a CDS encoding response regulator, translating to MIKVILCDDHALIRRGIRDTLSDVADIEVIGEAGDYGELRSLLRDLGPNNGCDVLVLDINMPGRSGLDVLHVLKDEGTSIRTLIVSMYPEDQYAIRALRAGAYGYVNKGGDPQVLVQAVRTVAQGRKYVTPEIAQMLVESLTAPVNEQAHQKLSDRELQTLVMIASGKRLSDIAEELMLSPKTVSVYRARVLEKLALANNSELTVYAIRNGLVAS from the coding sequence ATGATCAAGGTCATTCTTTGTGACGACCATGCGCTGATCCGGCGCGGCATCCGCGACACCTTGTCCGATGTGGCTGATATCGAGGTCATTGGCGAAGCCGGTGACTACGGTGAGTTGCGCAGCCTGCTGCGCGATTTGGGGCCCAACAACGGCTGCGACGTTTTGGTGCTGGACATCAATATGCCGGGCCGCAGCGGCCTGGATGTCTTGCATGTGCTCAAGGATGAAGGTACGAGCATTCGCACCTTGATCGTGTCCATGTACCCGGAAGACCAGTACGCCATCCGCGCCTTGCGCGCCGGCGCCTATGGCTATGTCAACAAGGGCGGCGACCCGCAGGTGCTGGTGCAGGCGGTGCGCACGGTGGCTCAGGGCCGTAAATATGTGACGCCCGAGATTGCGCAGATGTTGGTGGAAAGCCTGACCGCGCCTGTCAATGAGCAAGCGCATCAAAAGCTGTCGGATCGCGAGTTGCAAACCCTTGTGATGATTGCCTCCGGCAAGCGGCTCTCCGACATTGCCGAGGAGTTGATGCTCAGCCCCAAGACGGTCAGCGTCTACCGCGCCCGGGTGCTGGAGAAATTGGCCCTGGCCAATAACTCGGAGCTGACGGTCTATGCCATCCGCAATGGCCTAGTCGCGAGCTGA
- a CDS encoding hybrid sensor histidine kinase/response regulator: MSSPTAERHLRILHIEDSELDHQLIMAQLRRAGLDLELVRMDSLAEVGAALSLDWDAIISDYNLPGFSGLVVLDMLKESRRLLPFILVSGEIGEDTAVAAMRTGASDYLLKKDLARLAPALLHAIEASESQRARIEADRELLKSKQRLHELAGHLQTSIEMERAAIAREIHDDVGGSLTALKFDLAWINRHSKDAAVLGRVQSALETVTSAIEASQRIMHNLRPAILEQGLVAAVQWMAARFERRTGIVTTVRTSHEQMQLPPGVPLVAYRTAQEALTNVSKHANATRVDIELSVDSGVLTLELSDNGRGIAPGALAKARSFGIRGLHERAATVGGWVDLSTSKKGVSLILSVPLQNQDLETVGMDDGEEAAHDPSSWGLKK, from the coding sequence ATGTCGAGCCCAACCGCTGAGCGCCATTTGCGCATCCTTCATATTGAAGACTCCGAACTGGACCATCAACTGATCATGGCGCAGCTGCGCCGTGCCGGTTTGGATCTTGAACTCGTGCGCATGGACAGTTTGGCGGAAGTTGGCGCGGCTTTAAGCCTCGACTGGGATGCCATCATTTCCGACTACAACCTGCCGGGCTTTTCTGGCTTGGTGGTGTTGGACATGCTCAAGGAAAGTCGCCGCCTGCTTCCCTTTATTCTGGTGTCCGGGGAAATTGGCGAAGACACCGCCGTCGCGGCGATGCGCACCGGCGCGTCGGACTACCTGCTCAAAAAGGATTTGGCGCGCTTGGCGCCGGCCCTGCTGCATGCGATTGAGGCCAGCGAGTCGCAGCGCGCCCGCATCGAGGCGGACCGCGAATTACTCAAGTCCAAGCAGCGCTTGCATGAACTGGCTGGCCATTTGCAAACCAGCATCGAGATGGAGCGGGCGGCGATTGCCCGCGAAATCCATGATGATGTCGGTGGCTCTTTGACGGCGCTGAAGTTTGACCTGGCCTGGATCAACCGCCACTCCAAGGATGCCGCGGTCTTAGGCCGGGTGCAGTCGGCCCTGGAAACGGTCACCTCGGCGATTGAGGCCAGCCAGCGCATCATGCACAACTTGCGGCCCGCCATTCTTGAGCAGGGTTTGGTAGCGGCGGTGCAGTGGATGGCGGCTCGTTTTGAGCGTCGCACCGGCATCGTCACCACCGTGCGCACCAGTCATGAACAGATGCAACTGCCGCCCGGCGTGCCTTTGGTGGCCTATCGCACGGCGCAGGAGGCTTTGACCAATGTGTCTAAACACGCCAACGCCACCCGGGTGGATATCGAATTGAGTGTGGACTCCGGCGTATTGACCCTGGAGCTCAGTGACAATGGGCGAGGAATTGCGCCCGGTGCTTTGGCAAAGGCGCGCAGCTTTGGCATTCGCGGTCTGCATGAGCGCGCGGCAACGGTAGGAGGGTGGGTGGACTTGAGCACAAGCAAAAAAGGCGTCAGCCTGATTCTTTCGGTTCCGCTGCAAAACCAGGACCTGGAAACTGTCGGCATGGACGACGGTGAGGAAGCTGCCCATGATCCTTCATCCTGGGGGCTGAAAAAATGA